A DNA window from Candidatus Binatia bacterium contains the following coding sequences:
- a CDS encoding ribonuclease HII, which yields MAVGKRERRQAARLGVLLRVERGLWSTGITNVAGVDEVGVGPLAGPVLAAAVIMPQGAALRGVDDSKKLTAALREELAAKIHAVAIGIGIGIVEPEEIDRLNIYRAALEAMRQAVTALPVAPEHVLVDARRIPGLTMAQTPLIKGDSRSYSIAAASIVAKVARDRIMRELDQLYPQYGFRDHMGYGTAQHLTAIGQYGPSPVHRRSFAPVRELRLPGI from the coding sequence ATGGCGGTAGGCAAGCGGGAGCGTCGGCAGGCAGCACGGTTGGGAGTACTGCTGCGGGTGGAGCGGGGTCTGTGGTCTACAGGCATCACCAATGTTGCCGGTGTCGATGAAGTCGGCGTCGGGCCGCTTGCCGGCCCGGTACTGGCGGCCGCCGTCATCATGCCTCAAGGCGCTGCGCTCCGGGGCGTTGATGATTCCAAGAAGCTCACCGCTGCGCTCCGGGAGGAGTTGGCGGCAAAGATTCATGCTGTGGCGATCGGAATCGGGATCGGCATCGTCGAACCCGAAGAGATTGACCGCTTGAACATCTATCGCGCCGCACTGGAAGCTATGCGGCAGGCGGTGACGGCCTTGCCGGTTGCCCCCGAGCACGTTCTCGTGGATGCGCGCCGCATTCCCGGCCTCACCATGGCGCAGACTCCCCTGATCAAGGGGGATTCACGCAGCTACTCGATCGCCGCCGCGTCCATCGTCGCCAAAGTCGCGCGCGATCGCATCATGCGCGAGTTGGATCAACTGTACCCGCAATACGGCTTTCGGGATCATATGGGCTACGGCACGGCACAGCACCTGACCGCCATCGGCCAGTATGGCCCGTCGCCAGTGCATCGGCGCTCGTTCGCCCCCGTGCGTGAGCTCCGCTTGCCCGGCATATAG
- a CDS encoding PPOX class F420-dependent oxidoreductase — protein MAEIPAGFRDLLTKKTFAHLATLMPDGSPQVTPVWFDFAGGFLLINSAKGRIKDKNIRRDPRVGVCILDPDNPYRHLAIRGKVVEITEKGADAHIDALAKKYLGLDTYPNRKPGEVRVIYRIEPLQTATMS, from the coding sequence ATGGCAGAGATTCCAGCTGGATTCCGTGACTTGCTCACAAAGAAGACCTTCGCGCACCTCGCCACCCTGATGCCGGATGGCAGTCCGCAAGTGACGCCGGTGTGGTTCGATTTCGCCGGCGGCTTTCTGCTAATCAACTCGGCCAAGGGACGTATAAAGGACAAGAACATCCGCCGCGACCCGCGGGTCGGAGTGTGCATACTCGATCCCGATAATCCATACCGGCACCTGGCGATCCGCGGTAAGGTCGTGGAAATTACCGAAAAGGGAGCGGACGCACATATCGATGCGCTCGCGAAGAAATACCTCGGCCTTGATACGTACCCGAACCGGAAGCCCGGGGAGGTACGGGTGATCTATCGCATCGAGCCGTTGCAGACGGCAACGATGAGCTGA